The DNA sequence CGCCATGAATTTATCGATGCCGTAGACGAACACCGGGTTGATGTAGGTCATGAAGACGAAAGGTGTATCGATTTCGGTGCGCAATTCAGTGACCATCTGGAAAATATCGTCCGTATTGATGCCGTTCGCCAAAGCCCGCTCATCCGCCTTTTGGATGGCAGGACCTTCCGCAACCGGATCGGAGAACGGGATGCCGATTTCGACGATGTCCGCTCCGTTCGCAACGATTTCCCTGATCAGTTCCTTCGTGGTTTCCAAGTCAGGATCCCCTGCAGTCACGAAAGGTATGAATGCCTTGTGCTTGAAGGCAGCTGTGATTTTATTCATGGATGTCCACTCCCTTGTATCTTGCGATTGCTGCGACGTCCTTGTCGCCACGGCCCGACAAACAGATGACGATGATTTTTTCCGGATCCAACGTCGGCGCCAAATCCATGGCGTGCGCGATCGCATGCGAACTTTCGATTGCCGGGATGATCCCTTCCATCCGCGCCAGGTATTCAAAGGCAGCGACAGCCTCGTCATCGGTCACCGAAACGTACTCAGCGCGGCCGCGGTCATAGAGATCCGCATGCTCGGGCCCGATGCCCGGGTAGTCCAAACCTGCAGATATCGAGTAAACGGGAGCGATCTGGCCGTATTCATCCTGGCAGAAATACGATTTCATGCCGTGGAAAATGCCCGGCGTACCGGTTGCGATTGTCGCAGCCGTATCTTGCGTGTGGATGCCTCTGCCGGCAGCTTCGCAGCCGATCAGCCGCACGCTTTCGTCGCCGATGAAGTCGTAGAAAGTCCCGATCGCATTCGAACCGCCGCCGACGCAAGCCATCACGACATCCGGTAGCCTGCCTTCCGCCTCGGCCATCTGGGCTTTGGTCTCTTCCCCGATGATCTTCTGGAAATCGCGGACCATTGTCGGGAATGGATGCGGCCCCATGACCGAGCCGATGCAGTAATGCGACTCTTCAAACGTGGAAGCCCAATCCTTCATCGCTTCGTTGACCGCGTCCTTGAGGGTGGCGGTCCCGCTCGTCACGGGAATCACTTTCGTGCCCAACAATTCCATCCGGAACACATTCAAAGCTTGGCGTTGGGTATCCTCTTCGCCCATGTAAACGACGCACTCCATATCCAAAAGCGCAGCTGCTGTGGCCGTTGCCACGCCATGTTGGCCGGCGCCTGTCTCGGCGATGATCCGTTTCTTGCCCATCTTTTTGGCCAGCAACACTTGGCCGAGCGCATTGTTGATCTTATGCGAGCCCGTGTGGTTAAGGTCTTCGCGTTTCAGGTAGACTTTCGCCCCGCCGAGGTTCTTCGTCATCTTTTCCGCGAAATAGAGGCGGGATGGCCTGCCTGCGTAGTTGTCCAACAGATCGTTCAATTCTTTTTTGAATTCCGGATCCTCACTGAATCGGAAAAAAGCTTCCGACAATTCTAAGCAAGCGTTCATCAACGTTTCGGGAATGAACTGTCCCCCGTGTGCACCAAAATAACTTTTCATTTTATTGACCTCCCAATGATTTCCATTACTGCTTTGATTTTTTCAAAATCCTTCACGCCGTCCGTTTCGACGCCGCTCGAGATGTCCACTGCGTATGGTTGAACTTTTTGGATGGCTGCTTCGAGGTTGCCTGCATGCAGGCCGCCCGCCAGGAAGAATGGGTGCGTCGCTTCTTTCAGCAAATCCCAGTTGAATGTCTTTCCCGTTCCGCCGGCCACACCGCTTTGGTACGTGTCATAGAGGAGGATATCGGCAGCGTATTCCTTCTTGACATCGGCGGCGTCCTTGACCGCGACCGCTTTGATGATCGGAAGCGTGATCCGCTTGCCCAACTCTTCTATATAAGTGTTATCCTCATCGCCGTGGAGCTGCACGATCTGGATTGCCCGGCTCTCAACGATTGCGACGATGTTTTCGATCGGTTCGTTGACGAAGACGCCGACTGCCGGAATGGCATCAATCAAGGCTGCCCTGATTTGCAGCGCCTGCTCCAACGAAATCTGGCGCTTGCTGGGAGCGAAAATGAAGCCTGCAAAATCCGGGCGCAGCTCGTTCAGCATTTCGGCATCCGCTACTCGCTTCAGGCCGCAGATTTTCACCTTGACCATCAGCCGATTCCCCGCAGGCGATCGAGCATGCCTTTTTTGTCTGGAGAAACCATCATCGTTTCGCCGATCAGGATGGCATCGACGTTGCCCTCTTCCAATTCGATGACTTGCTGTCTTTGCGAAATGCCGCTTTCGGCCACGAAAAGGATATCATCAGGCACCAGTGCACGCAGCCTGATGGATTGCTGGATGTCCACTTTGAAAGTCTTCAAGTCTCTGTTGTTGACGCCGACGATCTTCGGATTCGTCCGCAACGCTTTCAGGAGTTCTTCTTCGGTGTGGGCCTCCACCAGGGCTGAAAGCCCCAGTTCGCGGGCCAAGCGTTGGAAAGCATCCAACTCTTCCTCGTTCAGGATGGTCGCGATCAACAGTACGGCATCCGCGCCGATGACCTTCGCCTCATAGATTTGGTAGGCATCGATGATGAAATCTTTCCGGATGACCGGAAGCGATACTGCCTGTTTTATTTCCGTCAGGAAGCGGTTTTCGCCTTGGAAAAAATCGGGCTCTGTCAATACCGAGATTGCGGATGCTCCCGCTTCTTCGTAGGCCTTGGCGATTTCGAGGTATGGGAAATCCTCCACAATCACGCCTTTCGAAGGGGATGCCTTCTTGCATTCGCAGATGAAACGGATCCCTTCACCGGTCAGCGCCTGCTCGAATGGGAAATCCTGATTGATCGGCATCGCCAAGGCGGCTTGCTTCATTTCTTCCAATGGGATTGCCTGTTTGGCTTTTTCCACGCGTATTTTTGTCGCTGCTATGATCTCGTCCAATATCATTTTGTCGCCTCCTGTGATGCAGTGATAAATTGCTTTAATTTCCCCAGTGCCGCTCCGCTGTCAATGAGTTCGGCAGCACATTTGATGCCGTCAGCGATCGTATAATCGTCGTTGGCCAGATAAATGGCCATACCGGCGTTCAAAAGTACGGTATCGCGCTTCGGTCCCTTTTCGCCGCTCAAGATAGCCAAGGCGATTGCGGCATTCTCAGCCGGTTCTCCGCCCACCAGATCTTCGTTAGTGCAGTACTCGAAACCGTAATCTTTCGGATCGAACTTGAAGTGGGTGACTTTGCCGTCACGAAGCTCCGCGACTTCCGATGTTGTGGTCAAAGTGATTTCATCCAGACCGTCATTTCCGCCGAATACCAATGCCCGTTCCATCTGCAATTGGTTCAGTACCTCAGCCATCGTATCCACTAGCGCGACATCGTATACACCGAGTAATTGCATGTTCGCATTGGCCGGGTTCGCCAATGGCCCCAGGACGTTGAAGATCGTCCGGACGCCCATTTCTTTCCTGACGGGTGCCGCATGCTTCATCGATGGATGGTATTTTTGGGCGTACATGAAGCACATCCCGATTTCTTCCAGCATCGCTTCGCTGTGTTGCGCACTGGCTTCGATGTTCACGCCTAATTCTTCCAGCACATCCGCGCTGCCGCATTTGCTTGAGGAGCTGCGGTTGCCGTGTTTCGCCACCGGGATCCCTGCGGCTGCGATGACAAAGGATGAGACGGTTGAGATATTGAAAGTGAAGGATTGATCGCCGCCGGTTCCGACGATGTCCAATGCCGTCTTCTTGGTTCGTACTTTATTGGAAAAATCCCGCATCACTTCAGCGGAAGCACTGATTTCTCCGGCCGTCTCGCCTTTCATCCGCATAGCAGTCAGGTAAGATGCAATCTGGACCGGACTGGCTTGACCGCTCATGATTTGGTGCATGATGGTCTTCGTCAATTGCGGAGAAAGCTCTTCTTTTTTCACTAGTTTATCGATAGCGGCTTTCATGCTGTCTTGCGGGAGAATTTCTTCGGTCTGTTTCGTCTCTTTTATCTCTAGCATTTCATTCACCTCATCATTTTTTGTGTACAAAAAAAGCCCTTGTCCCCCCTTTAAAGGGACAAGAGCTTGTATTCTCCTGCGATACCACCCAAATTGACGATAATAATCGCCCACTCGTTCACATACCAACATATGTGCCTGTCTGTTAACGGACCAGGTTCCCCGTTTGCCCCTACTCTTTTCAAGGCAACCCTCTCAAGTCCATTCGGCATCCCCTTCGCTATCGCACTCTCACTGGCGGCGACTCTCTGGAAACAAGGTATGATGCGTACTTCTCTTGATTATCGGTTTTATTAGATGGAAATGATTTTTCTAACGTTTTCTTAATGTTGGGATTATTTTAACGCATCGCTGACCTTCCGTCAACTGTTTTATTTAAAAAAATTGGCAAGCTCGAATGTTTCCCGCTCCGGTGCGGTTTTGGTAGAATGGATACACAATAACTTGGAAAGGATGTGTTCCGACTGAAACAATCCGACAAACTTTACTCGATGGCACCCGTCATCGATTCCCAAGCCCATGTCCTGATTCTGGGATCGATGCCCGGCGCAAAGTCGCTGGAAGCACAGCACTACTACGGGAATCCGAGGAACCATTTCTGGGAAATCATTTTCTCCATACTCGGGGAAGATGATCCGGTGACCTACGAAGACCGCCTATCGCTGCTGAAAAAGCATCACGTCGCCCTCTGGGATGTCATCCACTCCTGTTACCGTGAGGGCAGCCTCGATTCGGCCATCAAAGAGGAATATCCTAACGATCTGAACAGCCTTCTGCGCGATCATCCCCAGATCAGGGCCATCGCCTTCAATGGCGGAAAAGCTTACCGTAGCTACAAAAAGCACTTCGGTCTGGCTGAGGACTCCGGCTTGGTCTACCTGCCGCTCCCCTCGACCAGCCCCATGCGCGGCAAACATGTCAAATCGTTGCCGGAAAAACTGGAAGCTTGGTCGGTGTTGGAGGAGTATCTTTGATGAATACGGAAGTCCGAATATATCCGAAGATGTCCGATATCGCTGATGAATCGGACAACCGACATTTGGCTTGGGCAC is a window from the Trichococcus shcherbakoviae genome containing:
- the trpD gene encoding anthranilate phosphoribosyltransferase, with the translated sequence MLEIKETKQTEEILPQDSMKAAIDKLVKKEELSPQLTKTIMHQIMSGQASPVQIASYLTAMRMKGETAGEISASAEVMRDFSNKVRTKKTALDIVGTGGDQSFTFNISTVSSFVIAAAGIPVAKHGNRSSSSKCGSADVLEELGVNIEASAQHSEAMLEEIGMCFMYAQKYHPSMKHAAPVRKEMGVRTIFNVLGPLANPANANMQLLGVYDVALVDTMAEVLNQLQMERALVFGGNDGLDEITLTTTSEVAELRDGKVTHFKFDPKDYGFEYCTNEDLVGGEPAENAAIALAILSGEKGPKRDTVLLNAGMAIYLANDDYTIADGIKCAAELIDSGAALGKLKQFITASQEATK
- the trpB gene encoding tryptophan synthase subunit beta, which encodes MKSYFGAHGGQFIPETLMNACLELSEAFFRFSEDPEFKKELNDLLDNYAGRPSRLYFAEKMTKNLGGAKVYLKREDLNHTGSHKINNALGQVLLAKKMGKKRIIAETGAGQHGVATATAAALLDMECVVYMGEEDTQRQALNVFRMELLGTKVIPVTSGTATLKDAVNEAMKDWASTFEESHYCIGSVMGPHPFPTMVRDFQKIIGEETKAQMAEAEGRLPDVVMACVGGGSNAIGTFYDFIGDESVRLIGCEAAGRGIHTQDTAATIATGTPGIFHGMKSYFCQDEYGQIAPVYSISAGLDYPGIGPEHADLYDRGRAEYVSVTDDEAVAAFEYLARMEGIIPAIESSHAIAHAMDLAPTLDPEKIIVICLSGRGDKDVAAIARYKGVDIHE
- a CDS encoding phosphoribosylanthranilate isomerase, which codes for MVKVKICGLKRVADAEMLNELRPDFAGFIFAPSKRQISLEQALQIRAALIDAIPAVGVFVNEPIENIVAIVESRAIQIVQLHGDEDNTYIEELGKRITLPIIKAVAVKDAADVKKEYAADILLYDTYQSGVAGGTGKTFNWDLLKEATHPFFLAGGLHAGNLEAAIQKVQPYAVDISSGVETDGVKDFEKIKAVMEIIGRSIK
- the trpC gene encoding indole-3-glycerol phosphate synthase TrpC, with amino-acid sequence MILDEIIAATKIRVEKAKQAIPLEEMKQAALAMPINQDFPFEQALTGEGIRFICECKKASPSKGVIVEDFPYLEIAKAYEEAGASAISVLTEPDFFQGENRFLTEIKQAVSLPVIRKDFIIDAYQIYEAKVIGADAVLLIATILNEEELDAFQRLARELGLSALVEAHTEEELLKALRTNPKIVGVNNRDLKTFKVDIQQSIRLRALVPDDILFVAESGISQRQQVIELEEGNVDAILIGETMMVSPDKKGMLDRLRGIG
- a CDS encoding DNA-deoxyinosine glycosylase, whose product is MFRLKQSDKLYSMAPVIDSQAHVLILGSMPGAKSLEAQHYYGNPRNHFWEIIFSILGEDDPVTYEDRLSLLKKHHVALWDVIHSCYREGSLDSAIKEEYPNDLNSLLRDHPQIRAIAFNGGKAYRSYKKHFGLAEDSGLVYLPLPSTSPMRGKHVKSLPEKLEAWSVLEEYL